DNA sequence from the Candidatus Neomarinimicrobiota bacterium genome:
TAAAGTGGAAATTGTTGGAGATTTTTCATCTCTCTCAAGGGCGCCTATGTATGTTCGGTGGAGATTACATTTTTCAGCTAATTCTTCCTGGGAAAGTTTTGCTTTTTTTCGAAGTGAACGGAGTGTTTTACCTATAGCCATAATTGAATCATTTTGATGACTAAAGCTATCATTCATTTACAGTCCTGTCTACAGCCTAAAGATAGCATTTTGTTAAATATGGCTTAGTCCTGACAACCATTTGAATCTTTTTGTGTCTATAGTTGTAATTAACCAATAACAAATGGAGTTAAAAATGAAATACACAACACAATCACTCAAGTTGGA
Encoded proteins:
- a CDS encoding helix-turn-helix transcriptional regulator; translation: MAIGKTLRSLRKKAKLSQEELAEKCNLHRTYIGALERDEKSPTISTLTKIVNALNISMSDFFKRT